Proteins from a single region of Weeksella virosa DSM 16922:
- a CDS encoding ABC transporter permease: protein MENNQGSFTATTIRKLRKNPLGILSFAVIAVAALVTVFAYFIATDKTKNANRQDLTIAYAPMGYQQLTLEIPLENYTKSYSIHDLFFGKEIDSEQISIVSYSIDKQKVTYIPFLGEGLQGEKVEIPLDIWTHHHIPINEIEKKYIFQKTYFLGTDSYGRDFFSRLVIGTRISFLIGFVAVFISLVVGISLGALAGYYRGWLDNLIMWLINVVWSIPTLLLVIAITLAIGKGFWQIFIAVGLTMWVEVARVVRGQFISFREKEFVEAARALGFSDYRIIFHQILPNVIAPVIVISAANFASAILVESGLSFLGIGAQPPTPSWGNIIKEHYSHIILGKQHLAILPGLAIMFLVLGFNIFGNVLRDVMDIKD from the coding sequence ATGGAGAACAATCAAGGTTCTTTTACAGCGACAACAATCAGAAAACTAAGAAAGAATCCTCTCGGGATTCTTTCTTTTGCTGTTATAGCAGTAGCTGCTTTGGTTACTGTTTTCGCTTATTTTATTGCAACAGACAAAACTAAAAATGCCAATCGTCAGGATCTTACTATTGCCTACGCACCGATGGGATACCAACAATTGACCCTCGAAATTCCGCTCGAAAACTATACGAAATCCTACTCTATTCACGATTTGTTTTTCGGGAAAGAAATCGATTCGGAACAAATTAGCATTGTGAGTTATTCGATCGACAAGCAAAAAGTTACGTATATTCCTTTTCTTGGCGAGGGTTTACAAGGCGAAAAAGTAGAAATTCCACTCGACATTTGGACACATCACCACATACCGATAAACGAAATAGAAAAAAAATATATTTTCCAGAAAACTTATTTTCTGGGTACCGATAGTTACGGACGAGACTTCTTTTCGCGTTTGGTAATTGGTACAAGAATTTCTTTTCTAATTGGCTTTGTTGCTGTTTTCATTTCCTTAGTTGTCGGGATAAGTTTAGGCGCACTTGCAGGTTATTATCGTGGTTGGTTAGACAACCTCATCATGTGGCTCATCAATGTCGTTTGGTCGATTCCAACGCTTTTATTGGTCATCGCAATTACTTTAGCAATTGGGAAAGGTTTTTGGCAAATTTTTATTGCGGTAGGATTGACCATGTGGGTAGAAGTTGCCCGTGTTGTGCGTGGACAGTTTATATCTTTTAGAGAAAAAGAGTTTGTAGAAGCTGCTCGTGCTCTAGGTTTTTCAGATTACCGAATTATTTTTCATCAGATTCTCCCCAATGTCATTGCTCCCGTTATTGTGATTTCGGCCGCTAATTTTGCATCGGCTATTTTGGTCGAAAGTGGCTTGAGCTTCTTGGGTATTGGCGCACAACCGCCAACGCCATCTTGGGGTAATATCATCAAAGAACATTATAGCCACATAATTCTTGGCAAACAACATTTAGCGATTCTACCAGGTTTAGCCATTATGTTTTTGGTTTTAGGCTTCAATATTTTCGGGAATGTTTTACGTGACGTAATGGACATTAAGGATTAA